A window from Megalobrama amblycephala isolate DHTTF-2021 linkage group LG9, ASM1881202v1, whole genome shotgun sequence encodes these proteins:
- the lg9h5orf49 gene encoding uncharacterized protein C5orf49 homolog: protein MDILSEAKSKPLSTLSVFSFIPPRRTEAKEMRYFNCSPKAPERSLYDCLHQSTEGYDNKLHRDDREHAKSRGLDIFSEESSRQTPVLSSSVYGQHSPLQYDSGRSFARVAHIRSDFYSKNGITWTVEEGYGSVTPV from the exons ATGGACATTTTATCCGAAGCAAAGTCTAAACCACTTTCCACTCTGTCAGTATTCAGCTTTATACCACCCAGAAGGACAGAGGCCAAAGAAATGCGTTATTTCAACTGCAGCCCCAAG GCCCCTGAGAGGTCTCTATATGACTGTTTACATCAGAGCACTGAGGGCTATGATAACAAACTCCACCGAGATGACAGAGAGCACGCCAAATCCCGGGGCCTGGACATCTTCAGTGAG GAATCATCAAGACAAACACCTGTTCTGTCCTCATCAGTGTATGGCCAACATTCTCCACTACAGTACGACTCAGGGAGGAGCTTTGCTCGTGTTGCTCACATTCGTTCTGATTTCTACAGCAAGAATGGAATCACCTGGACTGTGGAGGAAGGCTATGGATCTGTGACACCCGTCTAA